Proteins from a genomic interval of Narcine bancroftii isolate sNarBan1 chromosome 12, sNarBan1.hap1, whole genome shotgun sequence:
- the suox gene encoding sulfite oxidase, mitochondrial isoform X1, with the protein MMLFFKCTRSGLGIWRIQTRVWRKTTTVLPEMRSMCSSVRWKNTIADQEQDTNYQFHNASWRHLVLGLMTGTSAILAYGLYRKQEAEPKPETLLKNKAQTSYPVYTRQEVAKHKTVESGIWVTYKSDVYDITNFVELHPGGDKILLAAGGALEPFWSMYAVHKQKHVFEILEEYKIGELRPEDVQETCDVTDPYRKEPLRHPALKVNSLKPFNAEPPVQILSENYLTPNEIFFIRNHLPVPEVDPKQFRLNIEGEGLKSVQLTLRDIQTKFPKHTITATLQCAGNRRSEMNGVRQVKGLNWGLAAIGNAKWAGAKLSDVLKYAGLPEDIDAKHVQFEGLDKDITGSPYGASIPIRKALAKDGDVLLAYEMNNEPLPRDHGFPLRVIVPGVVGARNVKWLNKIVVSKEESKSHWQVNDYKGFSPSVDWDNVDFNSAPAIQELPIQSVITAPSNDEHLNSDMNEITVKGYAWSGGGREVIRVDVSLDGGQTWRVADLSEVKPNEGQAWAWKLWQLTVPLPKDQKNMEIICKAVDNQYNVQPDTVAPIWNLRGVLNNSWSRVKVTIKSK; encoded by the exons ATGATGCTGTTTTTTAAGTGTACACGGTCTGGTCTGGGCATCTGGCGCATACAAACCAG AGTGTGGAGAAAGACCACCACAGTCCTCCCAGAAATGCGCTCAATGTGCAGCTCAGTGAGATGGAAGAATACGATTGCTGACCAAGAACAAGATACAAACTACCAGTTCCATAATGCATCATGGAGGCATCTGGTTCTGGGGCTCATGACTGGTACAAGCGCGATCCTAGCTTATGGTTTATATCGAAAACAG GAAGCAGAGCCAAAACCAGAAACATTGCTTAAGAATAAGGCTCAAACATCTTATCCAGTTTACACCAGGCAAGAAGTAGCCAAGCATAAAACTGTGGAAAGTGGAATCTGGGTCACCTACAAATCTGATGTGTATGATATTACCAATTTTGTGGAGCTGCATCCTGGAGGTGATAAGATTTTGCTGGCTGCTGGTGGGGCCCTTGAACCATTTTGGTCAATGTATGCCGTCCATAAACAAAAGCATGTTTTCGAGATTCTTGAAGAATACAAAATTGGAGAACTGAGGCCAGAAGATGTACAGGAAACTTGTGATGTGACTGACCCTTATAGGAAAGAGCCATTGAGACATCCAGCTTTGAAGGTGAATAGTTTGAAGCCATTTAATGCAGAGCCACCAGTACAGATTTTATCTGAAAATTATCTTACTCCAAATGAAATTTTCTTCATACGAAACCACCTGCCTGTCCCAGAAGTTGATCCAAAACAATTCCGTTTGAATATTGAGGGAGAGGGGCTGAAGTCTGTCCAACTGACCCTCCGTGAcattcaaaccaagtttccaaagCATACGATAACTGCTACATTGCAGTGTGCTGGGAATCGGCGCTCTGAAATGAATGGAGTGCGTCAAGTGAAGGGACTAAATTGGGGGTTGGCAGCGATTGGTAATGCGAAATGGGCAGGGGCTAAACTTTCTGATGTCCTTAAGTATGCAGGACTCCCAGAGGACATCGATGCGAAACATGTGCAGTTTGAGGGACTTGATAAAGATATAACTGGATCACCCTATGGGGCCTCTATTCCTATTCGTAAGGCGCTCGCCAAAGATGGTGATGTGCTTCTTGCCTACgaaatgaacaatgaaccttTACCCAGGGATCATGGCTTTCCACTGCGTGTCATTGTCCCAGGAGTGGTAGGAGCACGTAATGTGAAGTGGTTGAACAAGATTGTTGTAAGTAAAGAAGAAAGCAAGAGCCATTGGCAAGTGAATGACTATAAGGGATTTTCTCCTTCTGTGGACTGGGACAATGTTGATTTCAACTCTGCTCCAGCAATCCAAGAACTCCCTATCCAATCTGTCATCACAGCACCTTCCAATGATGAACACCTCAACTCAGATATGAATGAGATTACAGTGAAAGGCTACGCATGGAGTGGAGGTGGCCGAGAAGTGATCCGGGTGGATGTCTCACTGGATGGGGGACAAACATGGCGTGTGGCTGACTTAAGTGAGGTGAAGCCAAATGAGGGGCAAGCTTGGGCCTGGAAATTGTGGCAGCTCACTGTGCCCCTGCCAAAAGACCAGAAAAACATGGAGATAATTTGCAAAGCAGTGGATAACCAGTACAATGTGCAGCCAGACACTGTTGCTCCCATCTGGAATTTAagaggggtcctcaacaattcttGGAGTCGAGTGAAAGTTACAATCAAATCTAAGTGA
- the suox gene encoding sulfite oxidase, mitochondrial isoform X2, with amino-acid sequence MEAEPKPETLLKNKAQTSYPVYTRQEVAKHKTVESGIWVTYKSDVYDITNFVELHPGGDKILLAAGGALEPFWSMYAVHKQKHVFEILEEYKIGELRPEDVQETCDVTDPYRKEPLRHPALKVNSLKPFNAEPPVQILSENYLTPNEIFFIRNHLPVPEVDPKQFRLNIEGEGLKSVQLTLRDIQTKFPKHTITATLQCAGNRRSEMNGVRQVKGLNWGLAAIGNAKWAGAKLSDVLKYAGLPEDIDAKHVQFEGLDKDITGSPYGASIPIRKALAKDGDVLLAYEMNNEPLPRDHGFPLRVIVPGVVGARNVKWLNKIVVSKEESKSHWQVNDYKGFSPSVDWDNVDFNSAPAIQELPIQSVITAPSNDEHLNSDMNEITVKGYAWSGGGREVIRVDVSLDGGQTWRVADLSEVKPNEGQAWAWKLWQLTVPLPKDQKNMEIICKAVDNQYNVQPDTVAPIWNLRGVLNNSWSRVKVTIKSK; translated from the exons ATG GAAGCAGAGCCAAAACCAGAAACATTGCTTAAGAATAAGGCTCAAACATCTTATCCAGTTTACACCAGGCAAGAAGTAGCCAAGCATAAAACTGTGGAAAGTGGAATCTGGGTCACCTACAAATCTGATGTGTATGATATTACCAATTTTGTGGAGCTGCATCCTGGAGGTGATAAGATTTTGCTGGCTGCTGGTGGGGCCCTTGAACCATTTTGGTCAATGTATGCCGTCCATAAACAAAAGCATGTTTTCGAGATTCTTGAAGAATACAAAATTGGAGAACTGAGGCCAGAAGATGTACAGGAAACTTGTGATGTGACTGACCCTTATAGGAAAGAGCCATTGAGACATCCAGCTTTGAAGGTGAATAGTTTGAAGCCATTTAATGCAGAGCCACCAGTACAGATTTTATCTGAAAATTATCTTACTCCAAATGAAATTTTCTTCATACGAAACCACCTGCCTGTCCCAGAAGTTGATCCAAAACAATTCCGTTTGAATATTGAGGGAGAGGGGCTGAAGTCTGTCCAACTGACCCTCCGTGAcattcaaaccaagtttccaaagCATACGATAACTGCTACATTGCAGTGTGCTGGGAATCGGCGCTCTGAAATGAATGGAGTGCGTCAAGTGAAGGGACTAAATTGGGGGTTGGCAGCGATTGGTAATGCGAAATGGGCAGGGGCTAAACTTTCTGATGTCCTTAAGTATGCAGGACTCCCAGAGGACATCGATGCGAAACATGTGCAGTTTGAGGGACTTGATAAAGATATAACTGGATCACCCTATGGGGCCTCTATTCCTATTCGTAAGGCGCTCGCCAAAGATGGTGATGTGCTTCTTGCCTACgaaatgaacaatgaaccttTACCCAGGGATCATGGCTTTCCACTGCGTGTCATTGTCCCAGGAGTGGTAGGAGCACGTAATGTGAAGTGGTTGAACAAGATTGTTGTAAGTAAAGAAGAAAGCAAGAGCCATTGGCAAGTGAATGACTATAAGGGATTTTCTCCTTCTGTGGACTGGGACAATGTTGATTTCAACTCTGCTCCAGCAATCCAAGAACTCCCTATCCAATCTGTCATCACAGCACCTTCCAATGATGAACACCTCAACTCAGATATGAATGAGATTACAGTGAAAGGCTACGCATGGAGTGGAGGTGGCCGAGAAGTGATCCGGGTGGATGTCTCACTGGATGGGGGACAAACATGGCGTGTGGCTGACTTAAGTGAGGTGAAGCCAAATGAGGGGCAAGCTTGGGCCTGGAAATTGTGGCAGCTCACTGTGCCCCTGCCAAAAGACCAGAAAAACATGGAGATAATTTGCAAAGCAGTGGATAACCAGTACAATGTGCAGCCAGACACTGTTGCTCCCATCTGGAATTTAagaggggtcctcaacaattcttGGAGTCGAGTGAAAGTTACAATCAAATCTAAGTGA